Proteins encoded together in one Halothermothrix orenii H 168 window:
- a CDS encoding glycosyl hydrolase family protein: protein MYYLRSFKDSVGDVDLIVHNDRLHLFHLVSPGNSAVRHLVSDDGIIWDSLPTAITIGDTGSYDDDRIWTMGVTRHKGKFYMFYTACSTREAGRVQRTAMAVSPDLINWEKYDGNPVLSADSRWYENELGDKIMVSWRDPKIYYENGKYYMVISSRSNSGPFLRRGVVALAVSDNLIDWEVKKPLFAPGQFYDLECPQLFKIVIIITYLPQ from the coding sequence ATGTACTATTTAAGAAGCTTTAAAGACTCGGTGGGAGATGTAGATTTGATAGTACACAATGATAGACTCCACCTTTTCCATCTGGTATCACCGGGGAACAGTGCGGTAAGGCACCTTGTTTCTGATGATGGGATAATCTGGGATAGCCTCCCTACGGCCATTACTATCGGTGATACAGGGAGCTATGATGATGATCGTATCTGGACCATGGGTGTTACCAGACATAAGGGGAAGTTTTATATGTTCTATACTGCCTGTTCCACCAGGGAGGCTGGTCGGGTTCAGAGGACAGCCATGGCTGTGTCTCCTGACCTGATAAACTGGGAAAAATACGATGGGAATCCTGTTTTATCCGCCGACAGCCGTTGGTATGAAAATGAACTGGGAGACAAAATAATGGTCTCCTGGCGGGACCCCAAGATATATTACGAAAACGGTAAGTACTATATGGTTATTTCCAGCCGGAGTAATTCAGGTCCTTTCCTCAGGAGAGGTGTGGTAGCCCTGGCTGTTTCTGATAATTTAATTGACTGGGAGGTAAAAAAACCACTATTTGCCCCGGGGCAGTTTTATGACCTGGAATGTCCCCAGTTATTTAAAATAGTGATTATTATTACATATTTGCCTCAATAA
- a CDS encoding hydantoinase/oxoprolinase family protein, translating to MIIGIDVGGTHTDGVLLVLDSDNPPVYKVHKTCKMETDHQELEGSILKVLDYLTEGVNRKDITRIVLSTTLSTNTIIEHNHDPVGLIIIPGPGLNPGLLLIGEENASLNGYINHRGQEEKPLVESEISKALKRFQEKGITNLAIVGKFSPRNPGHELKIKDYIMEQGYNFKHITLGHELSGTLNFPRRVATAYYNAAISSVHHNFITSIKKALSLRNIKAEVVLLKCDGGTLTLAQAARRPVATVKSGPAASLMGNLAFIRDKLTSIALDIGGTTTDIGLFIDGVPAFVPGGIKVGGLPTLVRGLFSRSIPCGGDSEVRVVKGQLTIGPRRRGIPASKGGPSPTPTDALVALGLIEDSKHFNYELAVKSLSPLYDLVKNGLIKKDNNEKTEKPVFRAKKVARLIIDRMSHIIEQEINNILTTLENQPVYTIRELLENFSINPRLITGMGGPARALIPRLASKMGYDYIITPHSGVANAIGAGAARPTVEVTVRADTATGQLTVPETGLHKRINRDLRLNQVEEVARKELEKLNPNPHPESPVEITQRESFNVIRGFRTLGRIIEVKAQVKPGLIARIRP from the coding sequence ATGATTATCGGAATTGATGTCGGTGGAACACACACTGATGGGGTTTTACTTGTTCTGGATTCAGACAATCCCCCGGTCTATAAAGTCCATAAAACCTGCAAAATGGAAACTGATCATCAGGAACTGGAAGGTTCCATTTTAAAGGTCCTCGATTATCTAACTGAAGGGGTCAACAGAAAAGATATAACCCGGATTGTTTTAAGTACTACTCTGAGTACCAATACAATCATAGAACATAATCATGACCCGGTGGGGTTAATTATCATCCCCGGCCCGGGTTTAAACCCCGGACTATTATTAATCGGTGAAGAAAATGCCAGCCTCAATGGGTATATAAACCACCGGGGGCAAGAAGAAAAACCACTGGTTGAGTCAGAAATCAGCAAAGCCCTGAAAAGGTTTCAAGAAAAAGGGATAACTAATCTGGCTATAGTTGGTAAGTTCTCACCCCGCAACCCCGGTCATGAACTTAAGATTAAAGACTATATCATGGAACAGGGATATAATTTCAAACACATCACCCTGGGGCATGAACTCTCCGGAACTTTAAATTTCCCGAGACGGGTAGCTACTGCCTATTACAATGCTGCTATTTCTTCAGTCCACCATAATTTTATAACTTCTATAAAAAAGGCTCTCAGTCTCAGGAATATTAAGGCTGAGGTGGTGCTTCTTAAATGTGATGGTGGAACCCTTACCCTAGCACAGGCAGCCCGGCGGCCTGTTGCTACCGTTAAATCAGGCCCGGCCGCCAGTCTTATGGGAAACCTGGCTTTTATCAGGGACAAACTCACCTCCATTGCCCTGGATATTGGCGGGACTACTACCGATATCGGACTATTTATTGATGGGGTACCCGCCTTTGTTCCCGGTGGTATAAAAGTGGGGGGCTTACCTACCCTGGTCCGGGGCCTCTTCTCCCGGTCCATCCCCTGTGGTGGGGATAGTGAAGTCAGGGTTGTTAAAGGCCAGCTTACAATCGGCCCACGGCGCCGGGGAATACCAGCCTCAAAAGGAGGCCCGTCCCCGACCCCGACCGATGCCCTGGTTGCCCTGGGGCTTATAGAAGACAGCAAACACTTTAATTATGAACTGGCTGTAAAAAGCTTGTCTCCCCTCTATGACCTGGTAAAAAACGGTCTAATAAAAAAAGATAATAATGAAAAAACTGAAAAACCCGTTTTCAGAGCTAAAAAAGTAGCCCGTCTCATTATTGACAGGATGAGTCATATAATCGAACAGGAAATTAATAATATCCTGACAACCCTGGAAAACCAGCCAGTCTATACCATCAGGGAGTTGCTGGAAAATTTCTCTATTAACCCCCGACTCATTACTGGAATGGGGGGACCGGCCCGGGCACTCATCCCCCGGCTTGCTTCAAAAATGGGTTATGACTATATAATTACACCCCATTCAGGAGTGGCCAATGCTATCGGAGCCGGGGCAGCCCGGCCAACGGTCGAAGTTACTGTCAGGGCCGATACCGCAACCGGACAATTAACCGTTCCGGAAACAGGTTTACATAAAAGAATAAACCGGGACCTCAGGTTAAATCAGGTTGAAGAAGTAGCCCGGAAAGAGCTTGAAAAACTCAATCCTAATCCCCATCCTGAAAGCCCTGTTGAAATAACCCAGCGGGAAAGCTTTAATGTAATCAGGGGTTTCAGAACTCTGGGAAGGATTATAGAAGTAAAGGCCCAGGTCAAACCCGGCCTGATAGCCCGGATCAGGCCCTGA
- a CDS encoding MFS transporter → MKNKKQVYAWALYDWANSAFATTILATVLPIFYKDVAASGIPDHLATSYWGYTQTIGMLIIAILSPILGAMADYSRSKRLFLKVFAYLGMIGTGLLYFVGEGDYILASLFFILGSIGFSGGNVFYDSFLPDISDKNKMDYVSALGFAAGYLGGGLLLLINLIMISKPQLFGLSSTLAATKISFVSVAVWWFIFSLPAFKTLPSPDSQHTHLTLKKYVKAGFKRLATTFRNIRRYRELWKFLLAFWVYNDGIGTIIRMATIYGREIGIGQTDLIGALLLTQFVGIPCALLFGKLGEKIGTKKGIFIALMIYLMITIRGYYMTTAFDFWLLAGLVGLVQGGAQALSRSLYGSMVPENRTAEFFGFYGISSKFAAITGPFLFALVGQLTESSRLGILAVASFFIIGIILLSRVDIEKGRSEALK, encoded by the coding sequence ATGAAAAACAAAAAACAGGTTTATGCCTGGGCCCTTTATGACTGGGCCAATTCTGCTTTTGCCACCACTATTCTGGCCACTGTCCTGCCCATCTTTTATAAAGATGTTGCCGCCAGTGGCATACCGGACCACCTGGCTACCTCATACTGGGGGTATACCCAGACCATCGGGATGCTGATTATTGCTATTTTATCCCCCATTCTGGGGGCCATGGCCGACTACTCCCGTTCCAAAAGGCTTTTCCTCAAGGTCTTTGCCTATCTCGGTATGATCGGGACCGGCTTACTGTATTTTGTCGGTGAAGGTGATTATATCCTGGCCTCTTTATTCTTTATTCTGGGCAGCATTGGCTTTTCAGGCGGTAATGTTTTTTATGACAGTTTTTTGCCTGATATTTCTGACAAAAACAAAATGGATTATGTTTCAGCCCTGGGCTTTGCCGCCGGATACCTGGGTGGAGGTCTTTTACTTCTCATTAACCTGATAATGATATCAAAACCCCAGCTGTTTGGCCTGTCCAGCACCCTGGCTGCCACCAAAATATCTTTCGTCAGTGTGGCCGTCTGGTGGTTTATTTTCTCGCTGCCTGCCTTTAAGACCCTGCCCTCACCTGATTCCCAACATACCCATCTTACCCTGAAAAAATACGTAAAAGCGGGTTTTAAGAGGCTGGCCACAACCTTTAGAAATATACGGCGTTACCGTGAATTATGGAAGTTTCTCCTGGCCTTCTGGGTTTATAATGACGGAATAGGTACCATAATCAGGATGGCTACCATCTACGGAAGGGAAATAGGAATAGGCCAGACTGATTTAATCGGGGCTCTCCTCCTGACACAGTTTGTCGGGATACCCTGTGCTCTTCTATTTGGTAAGCTGGGAGAAAAAATAGGTACCAAAAAAGGTATCTTTATTGCCCTTATGATTTATCTCATGATTACTATCAGGGGTTATTATATGACCACGGCCTTCGATTTCTGGCTCCTGGCCGGTCTGGTAGGACTGGTTCAGGGAGGAGCCCAGGCTTTGAGCCGTTCCCTTTATGGTAGTATGGTTCCTGAAAATAGAACGGCCGAATTCTTTGGTTTTTATGGTATTTCCAGTAAGTTTGCAGCCATTACCGGCCCCTTCCTCTTTGCCCTGGTAGGACAGCTGACTGAATCCAGCCGCCTGGGGATACTGGCGGTAGCTTCCTTCTTTATCATCGGTATAATTTTATTGAGCAGGGTTGACATTGAAAAGGGACGGAGTGAGGCCCTGAAATAA
- a CDS encoding zinc dependent phospholipase C family protein: MPDFWTHILAGERVIDKLEDKKFQEIIKDNIKVFNLGCQGPDFFFYHQFWPWIKNKKGPATGADLHLKKVDQFLITGVDYLKDLSCKADFPLLGSYLAGLITHLSLDKWLHPLINSRTSNSLEHKWFEIQLDTYLMARLKGQRADRLYSREAIEVGPNLPGEIEAFYHYILKKVYGYRMADEDLAGFINGAYRDMKRVQRIFYSPRYLKKMLLKVLNWLLPLDITIYSYPEKVQSGFLENEEKEEVMTGFEKGVDEAAEFIDVVCQYINGRLNQEEVKSFLLPLVQVEG, from the coding sequence ATGCCTGATTTCTGGACACATATCCTGGCCGGGGAGAGGGTTATTGACAAACTGGAGGATAAAAAGTTTCAGGAGATTATAAAAGATAATATAAAAGTCTTTAACCTGGGGTGTCAGGGGCCTGATTTTTTCTTTTACCATCAATTCTGGCCCTGGATTAAAAATAAAAAAGGGCCGGCTACCGGGGCTGATCTCCATTTGAAAAAAGTGGACCAGTTTCTTATTACCGGCGTTGATTACCTTAAAGATTTATCCTGTAAAGCCGATTTCCCCCTACTGGGAAGTTACCTGGCCGGCCTTATCACCCATCTTTCCCTGGATAAGTGGTTACACCCTTTGATTAATTCAAGGACCAGTAATAGTTTAGAACATAAATGGTTTGAGATCCAGCTGGATACATATTTAATGGCCCGCTTGAAGGGGCAGAGGGCTGACCGCCTTTATTCTAGGGAAGCTATTGAAGTGGGGCCTAATTTACCCGGGGAAATAGAGGCTTTTTACCACTATATTTTAAAAAAGGTTTATGGCTACAGGATGGCAGATGAAGACCTGGCAGGGTTTATCAATGGCGCCTACCGTGATATGAAGAGGGTACAACGAATTTTTTACAGTCCCCGATATCTTAAAAAAATGTTACTGAAGGTTTTAAATTGGCTCTTACCCCTTGATATAACAATCTATAGCTATCCGGAAAAGGTACAGAGTGGGTTTTTAGAAAATGAGGAGAAAGAAGAGGTTATGACCGGATTTGAAAAAGGGGTAGATGAGGCAGCAGAGTTTATAGATGTAGTATGTCAATATATTAACGGCAGGTTGAACCAGGAAGAGGTAAAGTCTTTTCTGCTGCCCCTTGTCCAGGTTGAAGGTTAA
- a CDS encoding histone deacetylase family protein gives MPDSIKNIKAKNKLGLIFFPAFDWAISPTHPEREERLLYTRDQVFEEGLMDIDGIKEFNPGIAEEKDVQKVHICVPEVKKVTTPSHLISAGGAIKAAGLVLNKEVDKAFAIVRPPGHHAFRVVHGARGFCNINNEAIMVEAIRSKYPDLKIAFVDTDAHHADGTQEIFYHDPHVLHISLHQNGRTLFPGSGFTNEVGGPGAYARTLNIPLPPYTTDEGLHYVLDNLVLPVLEDFKPDLIINAAGQDNHYSDPLTNMKISARGYAELNARLNPDIAILQGGYSIESALPYINVGLILAMAGLDYSNVREPDFDSRNLTQDPVITDNIKNTVAVLREIWENRNNQAPVPDTGEFTIKNNFYEREKHIFYDTDGINELQRERVKACPDCPGYIIIDSRAEKGFRNTRIKAISIPLKACKNCHEEAHLKFEEAKKEAGNKYDYLYLQDVKGEEFVTYPSP, from the coding sequence ATGCCAGATTCAATTAAAAATATTAAGGCAAAAAATAAACTGGGCCTTATTTTCTTCCCGGCCTTTGACTGGGCTATCTCCCCCACCCATCCGGAGCGGGAAGAACGCCTCCTCTATACCAGGGACCAGGTCTTTGAGGAGGGGCTTATGGATATTGATGGTATTAAGGAATTTAACCCCGGAATCGCGGAGGAAAAAGATGTCCAGAAGGTTCATATCTGTGTCCCTGAAGTAAAGAAAGTAACCACTCCATCCCACCTTATATCAGCCGGGGGAGCCATTAAAGCCGCCGGGCTTGTTTTAAATAAAGAAGTTGACAAGGCTTTTGCCATCGTCAGACCACCAGGCCACCACGCCTTCCGGGTAGTTCACGGAGCCAGAGGATTTTGTAATATCAATAATGAGGCCATCATGGTTGAAGCCATCCGGTCAAAATACCCGGATCTGAAAATAGCCTTTGTAGATACTGATGCCCATCATGCCGATGGTACCCAGGAAATATTTTATCATGACCCCCATGTCTTACATATATCACTTCATCAGAATGGGAGAACCCTCTTTCCGGGATCCGGTTTTACAAACGAAGTGGGAGGGCCCGGGGCCTATGCCAGAACCCTCAACATACCCCTCCCCCCCTACACTACTGACGAAGGCCTGCATTACGTCCTGGATAACCTGGTATTACCGGTTTTAGAAGATTTTAAGCCTGACCTCATCATTAACGCAGCCGGCCAGGATAATCACTATTCTGACCCCTTAACCAATATGAAAATATCAGCCCGGGGATATGCCGAATTAAATGCCAGACTCAACCCCGATATTGCCATTCTTCAGGGTGGTTATTCTATAGAAAGTGCCCTTCCCTATATCAATGTTGGGCTCATCCTGGCCATGGCCGGCCTTGATTATAGTAATGTCAGGGAACCAGATTTTGACAGCCGGAACCTGACTCAGGACCCGGTCATAACAGATAATATCAAAAATACGGTTGCTGTCCTGAGGGAAATCTGGGAAAACCGGAATAACCAGGCACCAGTCCCTGATACAGGTGAATTTACTATTAAGAACAATTTCTATGAAAGGGAAAAACACATCTTTTATGATACTGACGGTATAAATGAACTCCAGCGAGAGCGGGTAAAAGCCTGTCCCGACTGCCCTGGATATATTATTATCGACTCCAGGGCTGAAAAGGGCTTTAGAAATACCCGTATCAAAGCCATAAGTATCCCCTTAAAGGCCTGCAAGAATTGTCACGAAGAGGCACACCTCAAATTTGAGGAGGCAAAAAAAGAGGCAGGTAATAAGTATGATTACCTCTACCTGCAGGATGTAAAGGGAGAAGAATTTGTAACCTATCCTTCTCCCTGA
- the rd gene encoding rubredoxin yields MDKYECQVCGYIYDPDEGDPDNGIDPGTPFEDLPEDWVCPVCGVGKDQFEKVE; encoded by the coding sequence ATGGATAAATATGAATGCCAGGTGTGTGGCTATATATATGACCCGGATGAAGGAGACCCGGATAATGGTATAGATCCCGGGACACCCTTTGAAGACTTGCCTGAAGACTGGGTATGTCCGGTCTGTGGTGTTGGGAAAGATCAGTTTGAAAAAGTAGAATAA
- a CDS encoding FprA family A-type flavoprotein, giving the protein MKAVKIKEGVYWVGGIDWNLRNFHGYLTQRGSTYNAYLIVDEKVTLVDTVKHYLYDEMIERISSIIDPSEIDYIVSNHVEMDHSGGLPKLMEVTGATLFTSPKGKEGLEFHYDSSDWDMKVVKPGAPLELGKRTLNFILTPMVHWPDNMVVYMPEEKILFSNDSFGQHYATSERFDDEVLLDIALEEAKKYFANIVMGYRGQVKRELDAIENHGLELDIIAPSHGIVWRKYTDKIIAAYRKWAGNKTDNKAVVVYDTMWGSTEEIAYRIVEMFEGLGVETALRNLKKNHISDVITDVIDAEYICVGSPTLNNNMLPTVASFLTYLKGLSPRGRKALAFGSYGWSGQSIGQVADMLEESKFGVLGQIKIRYRPVKEDLKAKINEIKGEIKKK; this is encoded by the coding sequence ATGAAGGCTGTAAAGATTAAAGAAGGAGTATACTGGGTTGGAGGAATAGACTGGAACTTGAGGAACTTTCACGGGTATTTAACCCAGCGGGGTTCTACTTATAATGCCTATTTAATTGTTGATGAAAAAGTTACCCTGGTTGATACAGTAAAACATTATCTCTATGATGAGATGATTGAGAGGATATCAAGTATCATCGATCCCTCAGAAATAGATTATATTGTATCTAACCATGTGGAAATGGATCATTCAGGGGGATTACCGAAGCTTATGGAAGTTACCGGGGCTACCCTGTTTACCTCACCCAAGGGCAAGGAAGGCCTCGAATTTCATTATGACAGTAGTGACTGGGATATGAAAGTGGTGAAACCGGGAGCCCCTCTGGAACTGGGTAAGCGGACCCTTAATTTCATCCTGACTCCCATGGTTCACTGGCCGGATAATATGGTGGTTTATATGCCGGAAGAGAAAATATTATTCTCAAATGATTCCTTTGGCCAGCATTATGCTACATCGGAGAGGTTTGATGATGAAGTATTACTGGATATTGCCCTCGAAGAAGCCAAAAAATATTTTGCCAATATAGTAATGGGTTATCGAGGACAGGTAAAACGGGAACTGGATGCTATCGAGAACCACGGGCTGGAACTAGATATTATTGCTCCCTCTCACGGGATTGTCTGGCGGAAATATACCGATAAAATCATAGCGGCCTACCGAAAGTGGGCTGGCAATAAAACAGATAATAAAGCTGTTGTTGTCTATGACACCATGTGGGGTTCGACAGAGGAGATTGCCTATCGTATTGTAGAGATGTTCGAAGGGCTTGGTGTAGAGACGGCCTTACGTAATTTGAAAAAAAATCACATTTCAGATGTAATAACTGATGTTATTGACGCTGAATATATCTGTGTCGGGTCACCGACTTTAAATAATAATATGCTGCCGACCGTTGCCTCCTTTTTGACATATTTAAAGGGTCTAAGTCCCCGGGGCAGAAAGGCCCTTGCTTTCGGTTCATATGGCTGGAGTGGCCAGAGTATCGGTCAGGTAGCAGATATGCTGGAGGAGTCTAAATTTGGTGTCCTGGGCCAGATTAAAATCAGGTACAGGCCAGTTAAGGAAGATTTAAAAGCAAAAATTAATGAAATTAAAGGGGAGATTAAAAAGAAATAA
- a CDS encoding glycoside hydrolase family 13 protein yields the protein MERKWWKEGVVYQIYPRSFNDSNGDGIGDLPGIIEKLDYLKELGVDIIWLCPVYKSPNDDNGYDISDYYDIMDEFGTMEDMDKLIEGVHKRGMKLIMDLVVNHTSDEHPWFQESKSSKDNPYRDFYIWRKGKNDGPPNNWGSAFSGSAWEYDEKTGEYYLHLFSKKQPDLNWENPRVREEVYKMMRWWLDKGIDGFRMDVINMISKVKGLPDGKVYPGAKYGDGSPYYLNGPRVHDYLQEMNREVLSKYDVMTVGETPGVTPEIARKYVGYDRNELNMVFQFELMGIDCGLSKWDKKDWKLTEFKRIFNRWYEGLKEKGWNSLYMNNHDQPRMVPRFGNDKEYRVESAKLLATLLHTFPGTPYIYQGEEIGMTNVAFDSIEDYRDIETLNWYREQIEEGRTEAEVMEAIHWASRDNARTPMQWDDSPHAGFTTGTPWVKVNPNYKDINVAKARKDQDSIFHYYRRLIQLRKENPVIVYGDYRPILEDDEKLFSYLRTLNEDGEESRLLVILNFSEEEVKFKLPEGIGYSDKKILIGNYPVGLQKDLSNLTLKPYEALVYQLI from the coding sequence ATGGAAAGAAAATGGTGGAAAGAAGGGGTGGTTTATCAAATTTACCCCAGGAGTTTCAATGATAGTAATGGTGATGGTATCGGTGACCTGCCGGGTATTATCGAAAAACTGGATTACTTAAAGGAGCTGGGGGTAGATATTATTTGGTTATGCCCTGTTTATAAATCCCCCAATGATGATAATGGTTATGATATCAGTGATTATTATGATATTATGGATGAGTTCGGAACAATGGAGGATATGGATAAACTAATTGAAGGGGTCCATAAGCGGGGCATGAAGTTAATTATGGACCTGGTGGTCAACCATACCTCTGATGAACACCCCTGGTTTCAGGAGTCGAAATCATCTAAAGATAACCCTTATCGCGACTTTTATATCTGGCGAAAGGGTAAAAACGACGGGCCGCCCAATAACTGGGGTTCTGCCTTCAGTGGCTCTGCCTGGGAATATGATGAAAAAACCGGGGAGTATTACCTTCACCTTTTCTCTAAAAAGCAGCCTGACCTGAACTGGGAAAACCCCCGGGTCAGGGAAGAGGTTTACAAAATGATGAGATGGTGGCTTGATAAAGGTATTGACGGTTTCCGGATGGATGTAATTAATATGATCTCCAAGGTAAAGGGACTACCGGATGGTAAGGTATACCCCGGGGCCAAATATGGTGATGGCAGCCCTTATTATCTGAATGGTCCCAGGGTTCATGATTATCTACAGGAGATGAACAGGGAGGTTCTCTCGAAATATGATGTCATGACCGTCGGGGAGACCCCGGGGGTTACCCCTGAGATTGCCAGAAAGTATGTTGGTTATGACCGAAATGAACTTAATATGGTCTTCCAGTTTGAGCTGATGGGGATTGACTGCGGGTTAAGTAAATGGGATAAAAAAGACTGGAAGCTTACCGAGTTTAAAAGAATTTTCAATAGATGGTATGAGGGATTAAAAGAGAAAGGCTGGAACAGTCTTTATATGAATAACCATGACCAACCGAGGATGGTTCCCCGCTTTGGTAATGATAAGGAATACCGGGTAGAATCGGCGAAACTGCTGGCAACCCTGCTCCATACCTTTCCCGGTACCCCCTATATTTACCAGGGTGAAGAGATCGGGATGACCAATGTGGCTTTTGACAGTATCGAAGACTACCGGGATATTGAGACCCTCAACTGGTATAGGGAACAGATAGAAGAGGGAAGGACTGAGGCAGAAGTTATGGAAGCAATCCACTGGGCCAGCCGTGATAATGCCCGGACTCCCATGCAGTGGGATGATAGTCCCCATGCCGGTTTTACCACAGGTACCCCCTGGGTTAAGGTAAACCCCAATTATAAAGATATCAATGTTGCTAAAGCCCGTAAAGACCAGGATTCCATCTTCCATTATTACCGGAGGTTAATTCAGTTAAGGAAGGAAAATCCCGTAATTGTCTACGGTGATTACAGGCCTATCCTTGAAGATGATGAAAAGCTCTTTTCCTATCTCAGGACCCTTAATGAAGATGGGGAAGAAAGCCGCCTTCTGGTTATACTCAATTTCTCGGAAGAAGAGGTTAAATTTAAATTACCGGAAGGTATTGGTTACAGCGATAAAAAGATATTGATTGGAAATTACCCGGTTGGGTTACAGAAGGATTTATCCAATTTAACCCTGAAGCCCTATGAGGCTCTTGTTTACCAGTTAATATAA
- a CDS encoding LacI family DNA-binding transcriptional regulator, with translation MKPTIKDVARKANVSVATVSRVLNNQPGYSVETEKKVLEAIDELGYHPNALARGLVGKRTKTLGVLIPRISNMVSSQIMNGIEDAAHKNDHSVIICNTDNDGQKTMVYLDVLREKRVDGIIVVSEMLTEEYANKLVELKVPVILISTIDETGQFPHIKVNDEQAAYQATEYLISKGHKNIAMISGTPEDMVAGKPRLDGYKKALRENGLPVKEENIVFGDFWFDSGKECMERLLNNNQGITAIFVASDEMAAGALSTAYKSGIRVPEDISIIGFDNTQLAEMTIPPLTTVSQPFYQMGYKGLKLLLKAIKGKEVNSAILPHVIVERETVKKV, from the coding sequence ATGAAACCTACCATTAAAGATGTTGCCAGAAAAGCCAATGTGTCGGTGGCTACTGTATCCCGGGTTTTAAATAACCAGCCCGGGTATTCTGTGGAAACTGAAAAAAAGGTCCTTGAGGCTATAGATGAACTTGGATACCATCCCAATGCCCTGGCCCGGGGGCTGGTTGGGAAAAGGACAAAAACGCTGGGGGTTTTAATCCCGCGGATATCCAACATGGTTAGTTCTCAGATAATGAATGGTATTGAAGATGCGGCCCATAAAAACGACCACAGTGTCATTATCTGTAATACCGATAATGATGGGCAAAAAACGATGGTATATCTCGATGTGTTGCGGGAAAAGCGGGTAGATGGAATCATTGTTGTCAGTGAAATGTTGACTGAGGAATATGCCAATAAACTGGTAGAATTAAAGGTTCCGGTGATCTTGATTTCTACTATAGATGAAACAGGACAATTCCCCCATATAAAAGTCAATGATGAACAGGCTGCTTATCAGGCTACTGAATACCTTATCAGTAAGGGTCATAAAAATATAGCCATGATAAGCGGTACCCCGGAGGATATGGTTGCCGGTAAACCCAGGCTTGATGGATATAAGAAGGCTTTAAGGGAAAATGGACTACCGGTTAAAGAAGAGAACATAGTCTTTGGAGATTTCTGGTTTGACAGTGGTAAGGAATGTATGGAAAGACTTTTAAACAATAATCAAGGTATTACGGCCATTTTCGTGGCCAGTGATGAAATGGCGGCCGGGGCTTTATCGACCGCTTATAAATCCGGAATCAGGGTACCTGAAGATATATCTATAATCGGATTTGATAATACCCAGCTTGCTGAAATGACTATTCCACCACTGACTACAGTCAGTCAGCCCTTTTATCAAATGGGTTATAAGGGCTTAAAGCTCTTATTAAAAGCAATAAAAGGAAAGGAAGTAAATAGTGCCATTTTACCTCATGTTATAGTGGAAAGGGAAACAGTTAAAAAAGTTTGA